In one window of Brassica rapa cultivar Chiifu-401-42 chromosome A07, CAAS_Brap_v3.01, whole genome shotgun sequence DNA:
- the LOC103828279 gene encoding AP-4 complex subunit sigma: MGIRFILMVNKQGQTRLAQYYEWLTLEERRALEGEIVRKCLARNDQQCSFVEHRNYKIVYRRYASLFFMVGVDDDENELAILEFIHLLVETMDKHFGNVCELDIMFHLEKAHFMLEEMVMNGCIVETSKANILSPIQLMDKAH; this comes from the exons ATGGGAATAAGGTTCATACTGATGGTGAACAAGCAAGGCCAGACTCGCCTTGCTCAGTACTACGAGTGGCTCACTCTCGAGGAACGCCGTGCTCTCGAAGGCGAGATCGTTCGTAAATGCCTCGCCCGCAACGACCAGCAG TGTTCGTTTGTGGAGCATCGCAACTACAAGATCGTCTACAGGCGTTACGCGTCTTTGTTTTTCATGGTTGGTGTTGATGACGATGAA AACGAGCTGGCGATTCTAGAGTTCATACATCTTTTGGTTGAGACTATGGACAAGCATTTTGGGAATGTG TGTGAGCTGGACATAATGTTCCATCTCGAGAAAGCTCATTTCATGCTCGAGGAAATGGTCATGAATGGTTGCATTGTCGAGACCAGCAAAGCCAACATACTTTCACCTATACAGCTCATGGACAAAGCCCATTAA